The following are encoded in a window of Vibrio sp. SCSIO 43136 genomic DNA:
- a CDS encoding nuclear transport factor 2 family protein yields MLRIVFALVLGVATMTTHAKPLTLDEAKISLTAQSMATLADRNLYPQLEQIFAPIVVVDYTSAFGGEVNNVKREDLMASWSALLPGFDGTYHDLSKIIIDQEGDRAEVYADVTASHYIGDNGFWQISGRYLFEMKKAGTEWQIAALTLLAGDELGSREVLPQAIEAAKSQ; encoded by the coding sequence ATGTTAAGAATTGTATTTGCATTAGTTTTAGGGGTAGCCACCATGACAACTCACGCTAAACCGTTGACCTTGGATGAGGCCAAAATTTCACTCACAGCGCAGAGCATGGCCACCCTCGCTGACCGTAACCTTTACCCACAGTTAGAGCAGATTTTCGCCCCAATTGTCGTGGTCGACTACACCTCAGCGTTTGGTGGTGAAGTGAACAACGTAAAACGTGAAGACTTGATGGCAAGTTGGTCTGCATTACTGCCCGGTTTTGATGGCACTTACCATGACCTAAGCAAGATCATAATCGACCAAGAAGGCGATCGTGCTGAAGTTTACGCAGATGTGACAGCGAGCCACTACATTGGAGATAATGGTTTTTGGCAAATCTCAGGACGCTACCTGTTTGAAATGAAAAAAGCAGGGACAGAGTGGCAGATTGCTGCACTAACACTGCTGGCAGGTGACGAGCTAGGCTCTCGCGAAGTGCTGCCACAAGCGATAGAAGCGGCTAAATCTCAATAG
- a CDS encoding alpha/beta fold hydrolase, translating into MAISFLANRRLSTKLIASLCFLGGSLLASSNTFAGIKTKDGKVLEKPCPSAEFGELFFGQEKSFGTSRLDPLNYLLNKSSYETQEMYLIWLTDQTNYHGSYRIQSPFAGADLVAVGVACEQLTPGLEQALIATRKMVSPNQTLALDTHYMGDLGLSFDQIVQLQGEAFLSANKEQPPELYETIAELAYHIDNSQVRAKSRSLEDEYFIQTVYYATTRAPEQDDDVYYGGERDVQTPLRLGQADISIPKNHERGAIEQPWLSLKWLKQPNKHVLIQSVTEMKPDSFWQSLPIKQGQGAWDNSVIVYIHGYNVAFRSALKRTAQMAYDFNFSGVPLLFSWPSNGSLLDYASDREDAMWSATYLTSFLDSLDDKYPDSNVHIVAHSMGNQVLLNALNEMALQDQSTRFSSVILAAPDVDSQWFEYQLAPRIQNLAHNWAIYTSENDGALIASEKVNQARRLGMPVSLVEGVDVIDTSGLNAAPWSIPESHSYYANKLPVIEDLIAHLKGIDPDQRNLLKASNAQGNYWRMIDEE; encoded by the coding sequence ATGGCTATTTCGTTTTTGGCTAATCGTCGCTTGAGTACCAAGCTCATCGCTTCACTATGTTTTCTTGGTGGAAGTTTACTGGCCAGCTCAAACACTTTCGCAGGTATTAAAACCAAAGATGGCAAGGTACTCGAAAAGCCTTGTCCAAGCGCAGAGTTCGGCGAGCTGTTTTTCGGTCAAGAAAAATCCTTTGGCACATCTCGCCTAGACCCACTCAACTACCTGCTCAATAAATCAAGCTATGAAACTCAAGAGATGTATTTGATTTGGTTAACGGACCAAACCAATTACCACGGCAGTTACCGCATTCAATCTCCGTTTGCAGGGGCGGATCTTGTGGCGGTAGGCGTGGCGTGTGAGCAGCTGACCCCAGGGCTAGAACAAGCTCTAATTGCGACACGAAAAATGGTCAGCCCCAATCAAACATTGGCACTGGATACTCACTACATGGGCGATCTCGGCCTTTCGTTTGACCAAATTGTGCAGCTGCAAGGCGAAGCCTTTCTCAGCGCCAACAAAGAGCAGCCGCCTGAGCTCTATGAAACCATCGCCGAACTGGCCTACCACATTGACAATTCACAAGTGCGCGCCAAATCTCGTAGTTTAGAGGACGAGTACTTTATTCAAACCGTCTATTACGCTACCACCCGAGCTCCAGAGCAAGACGATGACGTTTATTATGGAGGTGAGCGCGACGTACAAACGCCACTTCGCTTGGGACAAGCAGACATATCTATACCCAAAAACCATGAGCGCGGAGCGATAGAACAGCCTTGGCTATCGCTTAAGTGGTTAAAGCAGCCCAATAAGCATGTGCTGATCCAGTCTGTCACTGAAATGAAACCTGATAGCTTTTGGCAATCGCTACCCATCAAGCAAGGCCAAGGAGCTTGGGACAACAGTGTAATTGTCTACATCCACGGCTATAACGTGGCGTTCAGATCGGCGCTTAAACGCACCGCCCAAATGGCCTACGACTTTAATTTTTCAGGTGTGCCTTTGCTGTTTTCTTGGCCGTCAAACGGTTCCCTGCTTGATTATGCATCTGACCGAGAAGATGCTATGTGGAGTGCGACCTACTTAACTTCATTCCTTGACTCTTTGGATGATAAATACCCTGATAGCAACGTTCATATCGTTGCACATAGTATGGGTAACCAAGTACTGCTCAATGCGCTCAATGAAATGGCGCTACAGGATCAAAGCACTCGCTTTAGCAGCGTGATTTTGGCTGCACCTGATGTGGATAGCCAGTGGTTTGAATATCAACTTGCTCCAAGAATTCAAAATCTTGCGCACAACTGGGCGATCTATACTTCTGAAAATGATGGAGCGCTTATAGCCTCAGAAAAGGTTAACCAAGCTCGACGCCTTGGCATGCCAGTCAGCCTGGTTGAAGGGGTAGATGTGATAGATACCAGCGGCTTGAATGCTGCACCATGGAGTATTCCTGAATCTCACTCTTATTACGCTAACAAGCTGCCAGTGATTGAAGATTTGATTGCTCATTTGAAGGGCATTGATCCTGACCAACGTAACCTACTTAAAGCCAGTAATGCTCAAGGCAATTACTGGCGAATGATTGACGAAGAGTAA
- a CDS encoding AraC family transcriptional regulator, with product MRSNLKFFSYDSKQPSRCGDVLDISLSSQGLDWNGVILEQGSSPHFYPKNVFTPYFYFAVAQDKELSWEVGSGEERTAVKAVADDIWVNPPNTPFTHDISEPCHFVILAIEEQTFLNSCPLNIDKMALQFLNNYNLSDPVLNRIIDLFIFEVEGKGRNGANYLSNLLALLSQHYIQHYSNYVDLLNEKQSGSKFDRRQVEKIDLYIQQNISEPISIDDLAELLHCSKFYFLREFKKLMDVTPYQYIMGKRLEQAKSKLNAPEVNIAEISHQFGFNDQSHFTRAFKGHYGQTPGQFLKQLR from the coding sequence ATGAGGTCAAACCTTAAGTTTTTTAGCTATGACTCCAAACAGCCCTCCCGTTGCGGTGACGTACTTGATATCTCCCTCTCTAGCCAAGGTTTAGATTGGAACGGGGTGATATTGGAACAAGGAAGCTCGCCCCATTTTTACCCAAAGAATGTATTCACACCTTATTTCTATTTCGCAGTGGCTCAAGACAAAGAGTTGAGCTGGGAGGTTGGCAGTGGCGAAGAGCGGACGGCAGTAAAAGCGGTCGCAGATGATATCTGGGTGAACCCACCAAATACGCCTTTCACTCATGACATTTCCGAGCCGTGTCATTTTGTAATTTTGGCTATTGAAGAACAGACCTTTTTGAATAGTTGCCCGCTCAATATCGACAAAATGGCGCTGCAGTTTCTTAATAACTACAACCTATCGGATCCAGTGCTTAATCGCATTATCGATCTGTTTATCTTTGAGGTTGAGGGCAAAGGACGCAATGGGGCCAATTACTTATCAAACTTGTTGGCACTGTTGTCTCAACACTATATCCAACATTATTCAAACTATGTTGATCTTCTCAATGAGAAACAGTCGGGTTCAAAATTTGACCGACGCCAAGTTGAGAAAATTGACCTCTACATCCAACAAAACATTTCAGAGCCAATATCTATTGATGATCTTGCCGAGTTGCTTCACTGCAGTAAATTCTATTTCTTGCGAGAGTTTAAGAAGCTGATGGATGTGACACCCTACCAATACATCATGGGTAAACGTCTTGAGCAGGCTAAGTCAAAGCTCAATGCACCAGAAGTAAATATTGCTGAAATCAGCCATCAGTTTGGCTTTAATGACCAGTCGCATTTTACCCGAGCATTTAAAGGGCACTATGGACAGACCCCGGGGCAGTTTTTGAAGCAGCTTCGTTGA
- a CDS encoding RidA family protein yields MIERKAGIYQGRSKASAYRDLVWTVATAKDTSVGIAEQTRSTLEVIETNLIELGSNKHQIVSAQVYIANMADKASMDKVWCDWIGANPNDWPQRACLGVDLEGDVLIEVTVTAVRATS; encoded by the coding sequence GTGATCGAAAGAAAAGCGGGGATCTATCAAGGAAGAAGTAAGGCCAGCGCCTATAGGGATCTAGTATGGACTGTCGCAACTGCCAAAGACACCAGTGTTGGCATTGCGGAACAAACACGTTCCACTCTTGAGGTCATCGAAACCAACCTCATCGAGCTTGGGAGTAACAAACACCAAATCGTATCTGCGCAGGTCTATATCGCCAATATGGCCGACAAAGCTTCGATGGATAAGGTCTGGTGTGACTGGATTGGAGCAAACCCAAATGACTGGCCGCAACGAGCCTGCCTAGGAGTAGATTTAGAAGGCGATGTGCTGATTGAAGTCACCGTGACTGCGGTGCGCGCGACAAGTTAA
- a CDS encoding CocE/NonD family hydrolase → MNKKALVTAVATAILAANVHADTIVKHTTLKTSVGDLAANVYLPDNVENPPVVVVTGAWTTVKEQMPATYAEHLADQGYAAVTFDFRGWGESQDRLTQLEDPQRKIEDIKAVFASLDQVPGIDASHAYGLGVCASSGYMLDAVLGNDNVVAAAAVAPWLHDRSIVNAVYGGAESVGNLIQTGIAALSSDEPQIIEGASLTNQGALMYNVPYYTEEDRGLIPEWDNAFNLGSWAGWLTYDAHATAAKQDKPVLLVASESMAIPAGTHGYLEKAGDNVEAVWLENVSQFDFYDVEKDVQAATDAVVAHFARNL, encoded by the coding sequence ATGAACAAGAAAGCACTAGTTACCGCAGTAGCAACAGCCATTCTAGCGGCAAACGTTCACGCAGATACCATCGTTAAACACACTACGCTCAAAACATCAGTGGGCGATCTAGCGGCGAATGTTTACCTACCAGATAACGTGGAAAACCCACCGGTGGTGGTAGTGACAGGTGCATGGACCACGGTAAAAGAGCAGATGCCAGCCACTTACGCCGAGCACTTAGCTGACCAAGGTTACGCCGCTGTCACTTTTGATTTTCGTGGCTGGGGAGAGTCACAGGACCGATTGACTCAACTTGAAGATCCGCAACGTAAAATTGAAGACATCAAAGCGGTATTTGCTTCGCTGGATCAGGTACCAGGTATCGACGCTTCACATGCTTACGGTCTAGGGGTTTGTGCTTCTTCTGGTTACATGCTTGATGCGGTTTTAGGTAACGATAATGTCGTTGCGGCCGCTGCTGTTGCTCCTTGGTTGCACGACCGCAGCATCGTTAATGCGGTATATGGTGGCGCAGAATCAGTAGGTAATTTGATTCAAACGGGTATTGCAGCGCTTTCTAGTGATGAGCCTCAAATCATCGAGGGTGCGAGCCTAACTAACCAAGGCGCACTGATGTACAACGTTCCTTACTACACAGAAGAGGACCGCGGTCTAATTCCTGAGTGGGACAATGCCTTCAATCTAGGTTCATGGGCAGGTTGGTTAACCTACGATGCACACGCTACTGCTGCTAAGCAAGACAAACCGGTACTGCTTGTCGCTTCTGAATCTATGGCGATTCCTGCGGGTACTCATGGCTACTTAGAGAAAGCCGGCGACAACGTTGAAGCAGTTTGGCTAGAAAACGTATCTCAGTTCGATTTTTACGATGTAGAAAAAGACGTACAAGCAGCCACAGATGCCGTTGTCGCTCACTTTGCACGTAACCTATAG
- a CDS encoding DUF1826 domain-containing protein yields MMLASESNSEVTTKVRCSAQGGSPMVLTDIYQQEVNIAIWQRTLSQSLQREVDEFLRVYPNFQKSLVLSPHQASAELYKVIDEVKCDELIENITELIDMFCCLFELEQAGVRITVLNKAMCPRFHVDQVPCRLVSTYSGVCTEWLEHRDVNYDVLGHRSAGVPDVSSGLYGDESCIQQLGSGDVALLKGERWMDNEGAGLVHRSPQVAGEQARLLITLDFH; encoded by the coding sequence ATGATGTTAGCGAGCGAGTCGAATTCTGAAGTTACCACTAAAGTTCGTTGTTCTGCGCAAGGTGGAAGCCCGATGGTCTTAACGGATATCTACCAGCAAGAGGTAAATATCGCGATCTGGCAACGTACCCTTTCTCAATCACTTCAGCGAGAAGTTGATGAGTTTCTTCGAGTTTATCCAAATTTTCAAAAATCCCTAGTGCTATCTCCCCACCAAGCGTCGGCAGAACTTTACAAGGTCATTGACGAGGTGAAGTGTGATGAGCTGATTGAAAACATCACCGAACTTATCGATATGTTTTGCTGCCTGTTTGAACTGGAGCAAGCTGGGGTTCGAATTACCGTCCTTAATAAAGCGATGTGTCCACGTTTTCATGTAGATCAAGTGCCATGCCGACTAGTGAGCACCTACAGTGGGGTGTGTACAGAATGGCTTGAACATCGAGATGTCAATTATGATGTGCTTGGTCACCGCAGTGCAGGTGTGCCTGATGTATCCTCTGGACTCTATGGCGATGAAAGCTGTATCCAACAGCTCGGTAGTGGTGATGTTGCCTTATTGAAAGGAGAGCGATGGATGGATAACGAAGGCGCAGGCTTGGTACATCGTTCTCCTCAAGTGGCAGGGGAGCAAGCAAGGCTGTTGATTACGCTAGATTTTCACTAA
- a CDS encoding caspase family protein has protein sequence MRALLAIFTLLFTLTTQATTYHALVVGVSEYPSLDPSLNLEGPKYDALRVKTMLQQQGVSSDNITLLADGVEGAPLPTRSNILAAFESITAKVNRGDFVYLHFSGHGSQQPNLSGGKEEGADGLDEIFLPRDIGQWSKKLGTVSNSLTDNQVNVLTTRLRNKGANVWVVFDSCHSGTMTRSLTGQEFRSRNVGLQALRSSKPAKSKALPVADTLAPVELASDAGALVSFGAAQSNEEAPEMLLPNGEVSSPQGLFTYTMTNLISQNPNITYRQLAQGILSSYNSMPWYRTMPLFEGGAQLDQPIFHREGEISERFALTEKKGRYTIQAGQLNGLGVGAVVEVFADIGSDEPVAVMEVTQSGLTTSQAELRDGALSHQADGNKAHYVSLLSPAVPEKIRFKWQKMPNEKWVTAMTQLLSDNEHLARTVEWVASDDVADISLYVTPQRLYFFTLTNQFLPCDLVASTSNEVCDDKQQEKYLSLSLERVPNADKTLHNGVSRVVRAYNLRRLAASMQGKSSIESDVSLNNESRGLEQVITAQDGDLLKVSFTNRGRNPVDLAVMFIDSGMGITQIFPDPGFSGRLSAGESEDFEGEMSSASTQGEEQFVVIAVPASKTAPQMSLSHLQQESLESSTFIRVGEEIATRGDGSYEDVFAQSLGDVAATRAFKKKEKSNGRAAISVIRLQTQ, from the coding sequence ATGCGTGCTTTGCTGGCTATCTTCACTCTCCTGTTTACGCTCACGACTCAAGCGACAACTTACCATGCGCTAGTGGTTGGGGTATCTGAATACCCAAGTTTGGACCCGTCACTCAATCTTGAAGGTCCAAAGTATGATGCCTTGAGAGTAAAAACTATGTTGCAGCAACAAGGGGTATCTTCTGACAATATCACCTTGCTTGCTGATGGTGTAGAAGGTGCACCTTTGCCCACTCGTAGTAATATTTTGGCCGCATTTGAAAGCATCACAGCCAAGGTTAACCGAGGCGATTTTGTTTACTTACACTTCTCCGGTCACGGCAGTCAGCAACCGAACTTGAGCGGGGGGAAAGAAGAAGGTGCCGATGGACTCGATGAAATCTTCTTACCGCGCGATATCGGTCAATGGTCTAAAAAACTGGGTACGGTGAGCAACAGCCTTACCGACAACCAAGTGAATGTTCTTACCACGCGTCTGCGTAATAAGGGCGCAAATGTGTGGGTGGTGTTCGACTCATGCCACTCCGGCACTATGACGCGCAGTTTGACTGGACAAGAGTTTCGCTCGCGTAATGTGGGTCTTCAGGCGTTGCGTTCTTCAAAACCTGCTAAGAGCAAAGCCCTTCCCGTGGCAGATACTTTAGCACCCGTTGAGCTGGCTTCTGATGCAGGGGCTTTGGTGAGCTTTGGCGCTGCGCAAAGCAATGAAGAAGCCCCAGAAATGCTGCTGCCGAATGGTGAAGTTAGCTCGCCTCAGGGGCTGTTCACTTACACCATGACCAACCTTATCAGCCAAAACCCTAATATTACTTATCGTCAGCTCGCTCAAGGGATCTTATCGAGTTACAACAGCATGCCGTGGTATCGCACCATGCCTTTGTTTGAAGGCGGGGCCCAATTGGATCAACCTATTTTCCATCGAGAAGGGGAGATCTCAGAGCGATTTGCCCTCACTGAGAAAAAAGGCCGATATACGATTCAAGCAGGTCAGCTCAATGGGCTTGGTGTCGGTGCTGTGGTAGAAGTGTTTGCCGATATTGGCAGTGATGAGCCTGTTGCAGTGATGGAGGTGACTCAGTCTGGGCTAACTACTAGCCAAGCTGAGCTTCGTGATGGCGCTCTTAGCCACCAAGCTGACGGAAATAAAGCGCATTACGTCTCGCTACTTAGCCCTGCCGTACCGGAAAAAATCCGCTTTAAATGGCAAAAAATGCCAAATGAGAAGTGGGTAACGGCGATGACGCAATTGCTCTCCGACAATGAGCACCTTGCTCGCACGGTTGAATGGGTGGCAAGTGATGATGTTGCGGATATCTCTTTGTATGTAACGCCACAGAGGCTTTACTTTTTCACCTTAACCAACCAATTCTTGCCTTGTGACTTGGTAGCTAGCACCTCCAATGAGGTGTGTGATGATAAGCAGCAAGAGAAGTATTTGTCACTCAGTTTGGAACGAGTACCTAATGCGGATAAGACGCTTCACAACGGAGTTTCACGAGTCGTTCGTGCCTATAACCTCAGACGTTTAGCGGCTAGCATGCAAGGTAAATCTAGTATTGAGTCAGATGTATCATTAAACAACGAGTCTCGTGGGCTAGAGCAGGTGATCACAGCTCAAGATGGCGATCTGCTCAAGGTATCGTTTACCAACCGAGGTCGCAATCCAGTGGATCTAGCTGTGATGTTCATCGACAGCGGTATGGGGATCACTCAGATCTTCCCAGACCCTGGCTTTAGTGGACGCTTGTCTGCTGGTGAATCGGAAGATTTTGAAGGAGAAATGAGCAGTGCCAGTACTCAAGGGGAAGAGCAATTTGTGGTGATTGCCGTGCCTGCCAGCAAAACTGCACCGCAAATGTCTCTCAGTCATTTGCAACAGGAGTCACTTGAAAGCAGTACCTTTATTCGAGTTGGCGAAGAGATAGCCACTCGTGGCGATGGCAGCTATGAGGATGTCTTTGCACAATCGCTGGGTGATGTAGCGGCGACTCGGGCGTTCAAGAAAAAAGAGAAATCAAATGGTCGAGCAGCGATCAGTGTGATCAGATTGCAAACGCAGTAA
- a CDS encoding transporter substrate-binding domain-containing protein has protein sequence MKVIRLAFLAMFVLASLATSAKTYNVVGAHFPPWMYEENGEAKGFYVDLLELMLEEVDGIEVNYVFYPVPRLLNVLTTDKNVFSLGIAKNEVLEPKFHWVGPIYPRIFAVYQLSERTDLDIETLSDIQGHNIGVGRGYAAIDDLLDAGVSKEHIKEVAIDSQNVQKLFAKRIDFLVSNDMVLSHLLKQDGHKWPDVEQSIILSDQYLFAYAFNKGFDQSVIEKLQTSLEKVKSSGKYDALVDKYF, from the coding sequence ATGAAAGTAATTCGTCTAGCTTTTTTAGCCATGTTCGTACTAGCGAGCTTGGCTACCAGTGCAAAAACATACAACGTCGTTGGCGCTCACTTTCCACCTTGGATGTATGAGGAAAATGGTGAAGCAAAAGGGTTTTACGTCGATCTTCTTGAGCTGATGCTTGAAGAAGTGGATGGCATAGAAGTTAATTATGTCTTCTATCCGGTTCCGAGGTTACTCAACGTACTTACCACCGACAAAAACGTATTCTCTCTAGGCATTGCAAAAAATGAAGTTCTGGAACCTAAGTTCCACTGGGTAGGTCCGATATACCCTCGAATATTTGCAGTTTACCAACTCAGTGAACGAACGGATTTAGATATCGAAACACTGTCCGATATTCAAGGGCATAACATTGGCGTAGGAAGAGGCTACGCCGCTATTGATGATTTACTCGATGCTGGGGTAAGCAAAGAACATATTAAAGAGGTGGCGATAGACTCCCAAAATGTTCAAAAACTATTTGCCAAACGAATTGACTTCTTGGTGTCCAATGACATGGTACTCTCCCACCTTCTAAAACAAGATGGGCACAAATGGCCAGATGTAGAACAAAGCATCATCCTTAGCGACCAATATTTATTTGCTTATGCCTTTAACAAAGGTTTCGACCAATCTGTCATCGAGAAACTCCAAACTAGTTTAGAGAAGGTAAAGTCTAGCGGCAAATACGATGCTTTGGTCGATAAGTATTTCTAG
- a CDS encoding CHASE2 domain-containing protein, with protein MQVSLISQVKRGLKAFYLRFTFSAQWLFMFVLGAWLIYGDPYGLGSASERAGEKAIYRLVSGQYDATASHDKLLVVLFNDKAIANLYPNIWQSNDWPLSYLDQANLISTLMAQSPSALFYDVMWMKKRSLDPTYDRAVAKLSAMHQLTQVPLFFARGTANSSFDSTVATDLSEFATLVANGWEGEGDLYPVFVDDSTPTTATALYNHYCQSHDCDGLAPDDSASMSVRWNSNAADILLPHRIGECRERGNLIQVLGRAAWSVVQNIVPIFEEPQTLQICPPQRLLYADELMAMVRSPIESEREQVRAWVKDAIVLVGGQIEGVHDYVVSPVHGALPGVFFHAMALDNLLVYQDSYTREDDNVDHVNFAIWMIYISLLIAVRTWVLEVPLFAWLNERLWVLSGVFILLVLGIVFGWFHYAPSSWISILALGWAGIQLIEKIESEYGLSPEEEQPNDEK; from the coding sequence ATGCAGGTTTCACTCATCTCACAAGTTAAACGGGGTTTAAAAGCCTTCTATTTGCGGTTTACTTTTTCAGCTCAATGGCTGTTTATGTTTGTGCTCGGCGCATGGCTGATTTATGGCGACCCTTATGGATTAGGTAGCGCCAGTGAGCGTGCAGGGGAGAAAGCCATATACCGATTGGTTTCTGGGCAATATGACGCAACAGCCAGTCACGATAAGTTGCTGGTGGTGCTGTTTAACGACAAAGCGATAGCCAACCTGTACCCCAATATCTGGCAATCCAATGATTGGCCACTGTCCTACCTTGATCAAGCGAACTTAATTTCTACCTTGATGGCACAATCTCCAAGCGCGTTATTTTACGATGTGATGTGGATGAAAAAGCGCTCGCTGGACCCAACCTACGACCGAGCTGTTGCCAAGTTGTCTGCCATGCATCAGTTGACGCAAGTACCACTGTTTTTCGCCCGTGGTACCGCTAATTCCTCATTTGACTCAACCGTTGCCACAGATCTTTCCGAGTTTGCCACTTTGGTGGCGAATGGATGGGAAGGAGAAGGCGACCTGTACCCTGTGTTTGTTGATGACTCCACACCAACCACTGCAACAGCGTTATATAACCACTACTGCCAAAGCCACGATTGTGACGGCTTGGCGCCCGATGACAGTGCTTCAATGAGTGTGCGCTGGAACTCCAATGCCGCGGATATCTTGCTGCCACATAGGATTGGAGAATGCCGAGAACGAGGCAACTTAATACAAGTACTAGGAAGGGCCGCATGGTCGGTGGTACAAAATATTGTGCCCATTTTTGAAGAGCCTCAAACACTGCAAATCTGCCCGCCACAACGACTGTTGTATGCCGATGAGCTAATGGCGATGGTTCGCTCACCGATTGAGAGCGAACGAGAGCAAGTGAGAGCGTGGGTTAAAGACGCTATCGTTTTGGTCGGTGGACAAATAGAAGGGGTGCATGACTACGTAGTATCTCCTGTGCACGGCGCATTGCCGGGCGTCTTCTTCCACGCAATGGCTCTGGATAACTTGCTGGTTTATCAAGACAGCTATACTCGTGAAGACGATAACGTCGATCATGTTAATTTCGCCATTTGGATGATTTACATCAGCTTACTTATCGCAGTACGTACTTGGGTGCTGGAAGTGCCTCTATTCGCTTGGCTCAACGAACGTTTGTGGGTGTTGAGCGGGGTATTTATCTTGCTGGTGCTCGGTATAGTGTTTGGCTGGTTTCATTATGCGCCATCGAGCTGGATATCCATACTCGCACTGGGCTGGGCAGGTATCCAACTGATAGAGAAAATCGAGTCAGAATATGGTCTATCACCTGAAGAGGAGCAACCAAATGATGAAAAGTAA